From one Prosthecobacter dejongeii genomic stretch:
- a CDS encoding DUF4175 family protein: MNLSLRPATAQALQAFRARRQRLLILRAGLALILVALGCWTAIALLDRAWFMPEPLRPWLTLLAYFGGAFIAWWVALRHLAFGRDALGTARLLESVSPDLRERLLAAVELAEGKGSGSAEFRSQLQDEVAAQMERLDLRTVLPLRSLKPWLVGLGATVVLVIALSFIPALHLPGFLARAAIPFANLQRPSSVKISIVEPNPASTLVPFASELEIVANITGPQPGTVLIETETQGSPARRTELLRSHDTRYSGLVAIGQGDLRYRVLAGDAISPWHTLSARSRPRVTEFVKTVVPPAYSGLPEMVLTEERGDVEALDGSTVRLKLKPNQKVSEAWLLINPDHADHPEAIAMNQGADGFLTGELPIRPEHESWRSALTAEETGFNNEESSPWQIMTIPDLPPVVQILEPLEQISLMADETVRVQGLASDDVGLATVQIAHAVNGADWQQRLLLSKPGKECPLQTTLPLAPLQVKPGDALLIKLVATDLKGLTTESPVVRVIILEQTVDPQHRQWAQDMRRLAQQATALSEQTRELRKAMDQVQKTARKKAGEAPESTVARAQAELQQVTDRAEDLWTQLKQAAQSAPTHLDSMEVQVLGERLAHLRNESLPQMQSLTEKDLESTEGLRRAASEAGGDAEAIAQAARAFATEDNAKIVAQAAQQLSRQEALLTEQSLTANRDSSQRPKWQEQQRAAIAASEALRQEMESLKPVLDGGQQKQVEDMRKQLVETANDLGASLDKPDQTKSPEHLYGAADNHRQRLSRSAEAMRAMAENAGHRANQLREQLARQENPAIIALNEARDALSQATAEAKDPKGRQKLSRENETATQRAEKELGQAAKQLEDQAVLREQNQRTNTEAALDANRASRAAGQLARETATLPKDAAVIAAAQQKVDQLTQLSRMLEADALTQTAVEAIAEAAANPDPSQAASPTQATDDARAASEALRQVPDMLRRLKVPDQPMANTAQQASDTSRQAADLLQALARQSAQQPNQPLNVEAAQRISAEAEQKVSQFAQQLQAQTADARETLAQLTPDVSDMMKAVAQDLKATQEATQAAAAEAEANKPVAEVAQSAQALQAETAENAEQMESLQAALRQEANAANLQEDAQRQMARMADVALAQMQQKAPQIAQNLKQAAQAQQSQPQAQNLNQAAQAQQQTAQALDQLAQNMAKAEDGQKLTEQELAAMQNMEKDLGVQESLEEAYKRAQELAEMAQDASQNPAAVLAELEKELPKNPAMQKSLAELSKQVALTSEQAVAAEAQQPSNIGLAAEKAAHDLARVSRHQQRLGQKEAAQQAAQASNQLQQQAQVAKGQPGQPQKPIGPEAQATAAQAAKAAEATATATLPATSVNPFQDIQGALLAQALDQLDQTLNPQQGQAGQQQESQSGQQQQPGGNQQQKAQQSLADAQQSQQQSMANQRNQGQTPGSQQPGQQQAQNQNKPNPNDPTQPSDGEGGNQSMKIVEGVLGADAILVNGDWGHLPSKMAADLSEATRSEAAPEYRAAIESYYKAIATKAKK; this comes from the coding sequence ATGAATCTCTCTCTCCGTCCCGCCACCGCCCAGGCGCTCCAGGCTTTTCGTGCTCGTCGCCAGCGTTTGCTTATCCTTCGGGCAGGGCTGGCCTTAATTTTGGTGGCACTTGGTTGCTGGACAGCTATTGCCCTGCTGGATCGGGCCTGGTTCATGCCGGAACCCCTGCGCCCTTGGCTCACGCTGCTGGCTTACTTCGGGGGCGCATTCATCGCTTGGTGGGTGGCCTTGCGGCATCTGGCGTTTGGTCGGGATGCGCTAGGAACGGCACGTTTGCTGGAAAGTGTCTCGCCCGACTTGCGCGAGCGCCTGCTGGCTGCCGTGGAGTTAGCGGAAGGGAAGGGAAGCGGCTCGGCAGAGTTTCGTTCCCAGTTGCAGGATGAGGTGGCTGCGCAGATGGAGCGCCTAGATTTGCGAACCGTTTTGCCCCTGCGGTCGCTGAAACCCTGGTTAGTCGGGTTGGGCGCAACCGTGGTACTCGTCATCGCGCTCAGTTTCATCCCGGCGCTGCATTTGCCCGGTTTCCTGGCTCGGGCAGCTATCCCCTTTGCCAATCTGCAACGTCCTTCCAGCGTCAAAATCAGCATTGTCGAACCCAACCCCGCCAGCACCCTGGTGCCCTTTGCTTCAGAGCTAGAGATCGTGGCGAACATCACGGGTCCACAGCCTGGAACCGTTCTTATCGAAACAGAAACGCAGGGCAGTCCTGCACGCCGCACGGAATTGTTGCGCAGCCACGATACTCGCTATTCAGGCCTTGTGGCCATCGGGCAAGGGGACCTGCGTTATCGCGTGCTAGCGGGCGATGCTATTTCTCCCTGGCATACGCTTTCGGCCCGGTCTCGACCACGAGTCACAGAATTTGTGAAGACCGTGGTGCCTCCCGCCTACTCAGGTCTTCCGGAAATGGTCCTGACCGAAGAGCGTGGGGATGTGGAGGCCCTAGATGGCAGTACCGTGCGGTTGAAGTTGAAGCCTAACCAAAAAGTGTCTGAAGCTTGGTTATTGATCAATCCTGACCATGCGGATCATCCTGAAGCGATCGCGATGAACCAAGGCGCGGACGGTTTTCTCACGGGGGAGCTACCCATCCGGCCTGAACATGAGTCCTGGCGCAGTGCACTGACGGCTGAAGAAACTGGCTTTAATAATGAGGAAAGTTCTCCCTGGCAGATCATGACGATTCCTGATCTACCACCCGTGGTGCAGATCTTAGAACCCCTGGAGCAAATTTCCCTCATGGCGGATGAAACGGTGCGGGTGCAGGGGCTGGCCAGTGATGATGTCGGTTTGGCCACAGTGCAGATCGCCCATGCTGTGAATGGAGCGGACTGGCAGCAGCGTCTGCTGTTGAGCAAACCAGGCAAGGAATGCCCTCTGCAAACTACATTACCCCTGGCCCCATTACAGGTGAAGCCAGGCGATGCGCTACTGATCAAACTGGTGGCGACAGATCTGAAAGGGCTGACGACGGAATCACCCGTCGTTCGGGTCATCATTTTGGAGCAGACGGTGGATCCCCAACATCGCCAATGGGCGCAGGACATGCGCCGCCTGGCCCAGCAGGCCACCGCGCTTTCTGAGCAGACGCGTGAGCTGCGTAAGGCGATGGATCAGGTGCAGAAAACGGCCCGTAAAAAAGCGGGTGAAGCTCCTGAATCCACCGTTGCACGCGCCCAGGCGGAACTTCAGCAGGTGACGGATCGTGCCGAAGATCTTTGGACCCAACTCAAGCAGGCGGCTCAGTCCGCACCCACACATCTGGATAGCATGGAAGTTCAGGTGCTGGGGGAGCGGCTGGCGCATCTGCGGAATGAGTCGCTGCCGCAAATGCAAAGCCTCACGGAAAAGGATCTGGAAAGCACCGAAGGACTGCGCCGGGCAGCCAGTGAAGCTGGGGGCGATGCAGAAGCGATCGCCCAAGCTGCCCGCGCTTTTGCCACGGAAGACAATGCCAAGATCGTCGCTCAGGCAGCGCAGCAACTCAGTCGTCAGGAAGCTTTGCTCACGGAGCAATCGCTGACTGCCAACCGCGATAGCAGCCAGCGCCCCAAATGGCAAGAACAGCAGCGTGCGGCCATTGCTGCTAGTGAAGCCCTACGGCAAGAAATGGAATCACTGAAACCCGTGCTGGATGGCGGGCAGCAAAAACAGGTGGAAGACATGCGCAAACAGTTGGTCGAGACCGCCAATGACTTGGGCGCGAGCCTAGATAAACCTGACCAGACCAAAAGCCCCGAGCACCTCTATGGAGCTGCGGACAATCATCGGCAGCGTCTCAGTCGCTCCGCGGAAGCCATGCGTGCCATGGCTGAAAATGCAGGCCATCGCGCTAACCAATTGCGTGAACAGCTCGCACGACAGGAAAATCCCGCCATTATCGCACTGAATGAAGCCCGGGATGCTCTTTCCCAAGCCACCGCAGAGGCGAAAGATCCCAAGGGGCGACAGAAGCTGAGCAGGGAAAATGAAACGGCCACGCAGCGGGCTGAAAAGGAGCTGGGCCAGGCGGCGAAGCAACTGGAAGACCAAGCCGTTTTGCGTGAGCAAAACCAGCGCACAAATACCGAAGCTGCGCTGGATGCAAATCGTGCCAGCCGTGCTGCGGGCCAGCTTGCTCGTGAAACCGCCACATTGCCCAAAGATGCCGCTGTCATTGCCGCGGCTCAGCAAAAAGTGGATCAGTTGACGCAGCTCAGTCGCATGTTAGAGGCGGATGCTCTCACTCAAACCGCTGTGGAGGCCATCGCTGAAGCGGCTGCAAATCCAGATCCTTCGCAAGCAGCCAGCCCCACTCAAGCGACGGATGACGCCCGCGCAGCCAGTGAGGCGCTCCGGCAAGTGCCTGACATGCTCCGCCGTCTGAAAGTGCCGGATCAACCCATGGCCAACACAGCGCAACAAGCCTCAGATACGAGTCGCCAAGCAGCCGATCTGCTCCAGGCTCTTGCTCGCCAGTCGGCGCAGCAGCCTAACCAACCTTTGAATGTAGAGGCCGCGCAGCGGATCTCAGCGGAGGCCGAACAAAAAGTATCACAGTTCGCCCAGCAGCTTCAGGCCCAGACTGCCGACGCACGCGAGACGCTGGCTCAGCTCACCCCAGACGTGAGTGATATGATGAAAGCCGTGGCCCAGGATTTAAAAGCCACTCAGGAGGCTACTCAAGCGGCAGCGGCTGAAGCGGAAGCGAACAAGCCCGTGGCTGAAGTGGCCCAGTCTGCCCAGGCTCTACAAGCCGAGACGGCTGAAAATGCCGAGCAAATGGAATCCTTGCAAGCCGCCCTCCGCCAGGAGGCCAATGCCGCCAACCTTCAAGAAGATGCACAGCGCCAGATGGCCCGCATGGCGGATGTGGCTCTGGCTCAGATGCAGCAGAAGGCTCCTCAAATCGCTCAGAATCTCAAGCAAGCTGCTCAGGCCCAACAGAGCCAGCCACAAGCCCAAAATTTGAACCAGGCAGCGCAGGCGCAGCAGCAAACCGCACAGGCTCTGGATCAACTGGCCCAAAACATGGCCAAGGCAGAAGATGGGCAGAAACTGACCGAACAGGAACTGGCTGCCATGCAAAATATGGAGAAGGACCTAGGCGTGCAAGAATCTCTGGAGGAGGCCTACAAACGCGCCCAGGAACTCGCGGAAATGGCTCAAGATGCGAGTCAAAATCCAGCGGCGGTTTTGGCTGAACTGGAGAAGGAGCTACCTAAAAATCCCGCCATGCAAAAGTCGTTGGCCGAGCTTTCCAAACAAGTCGCCTTGACCAGTGAGCAGGCCGTCGCCGCAGAGGCTCAGCAGCCGAGCAACATCGGCCTCGCCGCGGAAAAAGCGGCTCATGATCTCGCGCGTGTTTCTCGTCACCAGCAGCGGCTTGGTCAAAAAGAAGCCGCCCAGCAGGCAGCTCAGGCAAGCAATCAACTCCAGCAGCAGGCTCAAGTCGCCAAAGGTCAACCAGGGCAGCCGCAAAAACCCATCGGCCCAGAGGCCCAGGCCACCGCCGCCCAGGCTGCTAAAGCTGCTGAAGCCACCGCGACGGCGACCCTACCTGCCACCTCGGTCAATCCTTTTCAGGACATCCAGGGCGCACTTTTAGCCCAGGCTCTGGATCAACTCGACCAGACCCTGAATCCGCAGCAAGGGCAGGCTGGTCAGCAGCAGGAATCCCAATCCGGACAGCAGCAGCAGCCGGGCGGCAATCAACAGCAGAAAGCGCAGCAAAGCCTCGCCGATGCCCAGCAAAGCCAGCAGCAGTCCATGGCTAATCAGCGCAATCAGGGGCAAACACCAGGCTCACAACAGCCAGGTCAGCAGCAGGCTCAGAATCAGAACAAACCTAACCCGAATGATCCCACCCAGCCCTCGGACGGTGAAGGGGGAAACCAGTCCATGAAAATCGTGGAAGGTGTGCTGGGAGCCGATGCCATCTTGGTCAATGGCGACTGGGGCCACCTGCCCAGCAAAATGGCGGCGGATCTCAGCGAAGCCACTCGCAGTGAAGCAGCTCCAGAGTACCGCGCCGCTATCGAAAGCTACTACAAAGCCATCGCCACCAAGGCGAAGAAGTGA
- a CDS encoding prenyltransferase/squalene oxidase repeat-containing protein: protein MDPNQPPSGQPAPDAFVPPPPGGTQPLGHPPGYPTSGNLGYPVQGNNLGYPVQPGMMPPPPAGYPAPSATSGPVPVAAVEEDQAVALHAAPGEMYHPPALNHFETVKPPNALVKAWRKVGGGSLTLSLAIHAGILIVGGAIVVSTQMIQKQVDFLPGGGTQQGAQASAEMQHKVQQKKRTSLNKTMPMKKIVSTSQNSAVTLPDAPPDLLDVPDVSSMLGGGSLGSGGFGKAGAGGGFGTGMGMGGMQGFVTLPPSMRSRCSPQERLKKLADSGGSPECERAVSASLEWLKQKQGPDGAWNGMGSKSAMTGLALLCYLGRCETPDSPFYGDTVMKGILFLIETSKKNPHGMICEDIYNNGSTYAHGIATYALGEMYTLARLGSKELPGMREAFEKGVKLIIDNQNERGSWTYGGKDAGMTTAYTKNSKGEDLSVAGWQFQALKAAKNSGLKIQGLDSAIKKCTEYVLAKQTKDGGFGNPDRDKHYNQWSLTGAGSLALQTMSKGHTAPLKKAIGFLREFLEAEPLDWNKNCNPYCWYYYTQTFFQAGGDDWKFYNQQFLPQILAAQQPDGSFKKGRPNWPAGDATDPVYRQALCTLMLEVYYRYLKVADRDEESFFDR from the coding sequence ATGGACCCTAACCAGCCACCTTCTGGCCAACCTGCCCCAGATGCTTTTGTGCCCCCGCCTCCTGGCGGCACCCAGCCATTAGGCCATCCTCCAGGATATCCGACCTCTGGGAATCTAGGCTATCCTGTGCAAGGAAACAACCTGGGCTACCCCGTCCAGCCCGGCATGATGCCGCCGCCACCTGCGGGATACCCCGCGCCTTCGGCCACCTCAGGCCCCGTGCCTGTGGCCGCTGTGGAAGAAGATCAAGCCGTGGCCCTCCATGCAGCCCCAGGCGAAATGTATCACCCGCCGGCGCTCAACCATTTTGAAACCGTGAAACCACCCAATGCTCTGGTTAAAGCCTGGCGCAAGGTAGGCGGTGGCTCTTTGACCCTCAGCTTGGCCATTCACGCGGGTATCCTCATCGTGGGCGGTGCTATCGTGGTCAGCACGCAGATGATTCAGAAGCAGGTGGACTTCCTGCCTGGTGGCGGCACGCAGCAGGGAGCGCAGGCCTCTGCAGAGATGCAGCACAAGGTGCAGCAGAAGAAGCGGACATCGCTGAACAAGACGATGCCGATGAAGAAGATCGTGAGCACGAGCCAGAACTCGGCCGTGACGCTGCCAGATGCGCCGCCAGATCTGCTGGATGTGCCGGATGTGAGCTCGATGCTGGGAGGCGGAAGCCTGGGCAGTGGAGGTTTTGGCAAAGCAGGAGCTGGTGGTGGCTTTGGCACTGGGATGGGCATGGGCGGGATGCAGGGCTTTGTGACTTTGCCACCTTCCATGCGCAGTCGCTGCTCCCCGCAGGAGCGTTTGAAAAAACTGGCTGACAGCGGTGGCAGTCCCGAGTGTGAACGTGCGGTTTCCGCCTCCCTGGAATGGCTGAAGCAGAAACAGGGGCCTGATGGTGCCTGGAATGGCATGGGCAGCAAGTCCGCCATGACCGGCCTTGCCCTCCTTTGCTACTTAGGCCGCTGTGAAACACCGGATTCTCCCTTCTATGGAGACACGGTAATGAAGGGCATTCTCTTCCTGATCGAGACTAGCAAAAAGAATCCCCACGGGATGATCTGTGAAGACATCTACAACAACGGCTCCACCTACGCTCACGGCATCGCCACTTACGCCTTGGGTGAAATGTACACCTTGGCACGTTTGGGCAGCAAGGAGCTGCCAGGCATGCGTGAAGCTTTTGAAAAAGGCGTGAAGTTGATCATCGACAATCAAAATGAGCGGGGCTCATGGACCTACGGCGGCAAGGACGCAGGCATGACCACGGCCTACACGAAAAACAGCAAAGGAGAAGACCTCTCTGTGGCAGGCTGGCAATTCCAGGCGCTGAAAGCCGCCAAGAACTCGGGCCTCAAAATTCAAGGCCTCGACTCTGCCATCAAGAAATGCACGGAGTATGTGCTGGCCAAGCAGACCAAAGACGGCGGTTTTGGCAATCCTGACCGTGACAAACACTACAATCAATGGAGCCTCACGGGAGCCGGCTCTCTGGCTCTGCAAACCATGTCCAAAGGCCACACCGCGCCACTGAAAAAGGCCATCGGTTTCCTCCGGGAGTTCCTCGAAGCAGAGCCTCTGGACTGGAATAAAAACTGCAACCCTTACTGCTGGTATTACTACACCCAGACCTTCTTCCAGGCTGGGGGCGATGACTGGAAATTTTACAATCAACAATTCCTGCCACAGATCCTGGCCGCGCAGCAGCCCGATGGCAGCTTTAAAAAAGGTCGCCCAAACTGGCCTGCTGGCGATGCTACCGATCCCGTTTACCGCCAAGCTCTCTGCACCCTCATGCTGGAGGTCTATTACCGTTACCTGAAAGTGGCGGATCGCGACGAAGAAAGCTTCTTTGATCGTTAG
- a CDS encoding dihydrolipoyl dehydrogenase family protein: MSTDASSPSHFDFIVIGGGSGGYAAARTAHSLGLSVAVVDGAAELGGLCILRGCMPSKTLIESADRNLSIRRASEFGLHAQSQGVDIRAIRERKRTLIADFAGYRQQQLQDGRFTLYRAHASFTDAHTVELQPQDGSASFQLTGKTFCIATGSVPSVPPIPGLAESGYWTSDEVLDAEALPESFAVLGGGAIALEMAHYLEGVGRKVTLIQRGPQFLTGLDAECSAVLEQAYAHRGITCHLGTSIHKVTTAHGRRHIEYQHEGKEKSITVDQILVAMGRSPATDGLNLEAAKVSLTQKKIAVKPTMQSTQPHIFAAGDVCSPLDVVHVAIQQGEIAARNAHRLIQGQPVEEETDYRLLLFGVFSHPQVAAVGAGAADLEKAGTPFVSASYPFNDHGKSMCMGETEGFVKMHAHRETGEILGATCVGPHATELIHEVVIAMHYRSKVQDFLAIPHYHPTLSEIWTYPAEECADQLEA; this comes from the coding sequence ATGAGTACAGATGCCTCCTCACCCTCTCATTTTGATTTCATTGTCATCGGCGGTGGCAGTGGCGGCTACGCAGCGGCACGCACGGCCCATTCGTTAGGCCTCAGCGTCGCCGTGGTGGATGGGGCCGCAGAGCTGGGGGGCCTGTGCATCCTACGGGGTTGCATGCCGAGCAAAACGCTGATCGAATCTGCAGATCGCAACCTTAGCATTCGCCGAGCTTCCGAATTTGGTCTTCATGCGCAATCTCAGGGGGTTGACATCCGGGCCATCCGGGAGCGCAAACGCACCCTCATCGCCGACTTCGCCGGTTACCGCCAGCAACAGCTCCAAGACGGGCGTTTCACACTGTATCGTGCCCACGCATCTTTCACGGATGCACACACGGTGGAACTGCAGCCGCAAGATGGCTCGGCCTCCTTTCAACTGACCGGCAAGACTTTCTGCATCGCCACAGGCTCCGTCCCCAGCGTCCCCCCGATTCCAGGTCTTGCGGAGTCCGGTTACTGGACCAGTGATGAAGTGCTGGATGCTGAGGCCCTGCCGGAATCCTTTGCCGTTCTGGGTGGTGGTGCCATCGCTCTGGAAATGGCACATTACCTGGAAGGGGTAGGCCGCAAGGTCACCCTCATCCAGCGCGGTCCCCAGTTCCTCACCGGACTGGACGCGGAATGCAGTGCCGTTTTGGAACAAGCCTACGCTCACCGTGGCATCACCTGCCACCTTGGCACCAGCATCCACAAAGTCACGACTGCCCATGGTCGTCGGCACATTGAGTATCAGCACGAGGGCAAAGAAAAGAGCATCACAGTGGATCAAATCCTGGTGGCTATGGGGCGTAGCCCAGCCACCGATGGCTTGAATCTAGAGGCCGCCAAAGTCAGCCTCACCCAAAAGAAGATCGCGGTAAAGCCAACGATGCAAAGCACCCAGCCGCACATCTTTGCAGCCGGGGATGTGTGCAGCCCTCTAGATGTGGTGCATGTGGCCATCCAACAGGGAGAAATCGCCGCACGCAATGCCCACCGTCTCATTCAGGGACAACCTGTGGAGGAAGAAACCGACTATCGCCTGCTACTCTTTGGGGTCTTTTCCCATCCGCAGGTCGCTGCCGTCGGTGCAGGCGCAGCGGATTTGGAAAAAGCAGGCACACCTTTCGTTTCTGCCAGTTATCCCTTCAATGATCATGGCAAGTCCATGTGCATGGGTGAGACGGAAGGATTTGTCAAAATGCATGCGCACCGCGAAACGGGCGAAATCCTCGGTGCAACCTGCGTGGGCCCTCACGCAACCGAACTGATTCACGAGGTCGTCATCGCCATGCATTACCGATCCAAGGTGCAGGACTTCCTGGCCATCCCTCACTATCACCCGACCCTGAGTGAAATCTGGACCTACCCCGCAGAGGAATGTGCGGATCAACTTGAAGCCTGA
- a CDS encoding alginate export family protein has protein sequence MKCPIKFFLYLLLGTSGLALRALAGDQTPEAILLPEKDPLVFNFQARVRGEWRENVFDFNNSANAATDDTWLLHRIRVGMEWQVLPWLKISIQGQDVRESFSDRADVPNQMGAEGDDAFDLRLGNLEIGDPKHLSLKLGRQVLAYGDERLVGPLEWLNFSRTFDAVKLHYQEKDWWLDAFTSSVVRIHESHFNTSDWLDGENMRDQFFSGLYFSTTAIRVQTTDVYAFHLHEEGLAGGTDFITLGTRLKGDPLKLAGWDYTVEVVGQAGQVRGQDLRAFASHLEAGYNWLQTPWKPRVGLEYSYGSGDGDATDGQSHTFQNLFPTNHPPYGFMDTMSWQNMHNIVLRLAAQPHPKLKTTLDLHGFWLDDTADAWYRANGTTQVRPIKGSASNQAGAEVDFTISSKLTQHLDMLVGYSHFFAGSYLDDTGAGDDAHFAYIMLTLNY, from the coding sequence ATGAAATGCCCGATCAAATTCTTTCTTTATTTGCTGTTAGGCACTTCAGGCCTTGCCCTCAGAGCTTTGGCAGGAGATCAAACACCCGAAGCCATTCTTCTCCCAGAAAAAGACCCTTTAGTCTTTAACTTTCAGGCACGTGTGCGCGGAGAATGGCGGGAAAACGTTTTTGACTTTAATAACAGCGCCAACGCTGCCACCGATGACACTTGGCTCCTGCATCGTATCCGAGTCGGCATGGAATGGCAGGTCCTGCCCTGGCTTAAAATCTCCATCCAAGGACAGGATGTCCGTGAATCTTTCTCGGACCGAGCAGATGTGCCTAACCAAATGGGTGCTGAAGGAGACGACGCTTTTGACCTACGCCTCGGGAATCTCGAAATCGGTGACCCTAAACATCTCTCGCTCAAACTGGGGCGTCAGGTGCTTGCTTATGGAGATGAGCGTCTTGTGGGCCCGCTGGAATGGCTGAATTTCAGCCGCACTTTTGATGCGGTGAAGCTGCACTATCAGGAGAAAGACTGGTGGCTGGATGCCTTTACCTCCAGCGTGGTGCGCATCCACGAATCTCACTTCAATACCTCCGACTGGCTGGATGGGGAAAACATGCGAGACCAATTCTTCAGCGGTCTTTATTTCAGCACCACCGCCATCCGTGTGCAGACTACCGATGTTTATGCCTTCCACCTGCACGAAGAAGGATTGGCCGGTGGCACCGATTTCATCACCTTAGGGACTCGCTTGAAAGGAGATCCCCTCAAACTCGCAGGGTGGGACTACACCGTCGAAGTCGTCGGCCAAGCAGGCCAGGTTCGTGGCCAGGACTTGCGTGCCTTCGCCTCTCATTTAGAAGCAGGCTACAATTGGCTGCAAACGCCTTGGAAGCCCCGCGTCGGCCTGGAATACAGCTATGGCAGTGGTGATGGCGATGCGACCGATGGCCAATCTCATACTTTCCAAAACCTCTTCCCCACGAATCATCCGCCTTATGGGTTTATGGACACCATGTCCTGGCAGAACATGCACAACATCGTTCTGCGCCTAGCTGCCCAACCTCACCCCAAACTGAAGACGACGCTCGACCTCCATGGCTTTTGGTTAGACGATACAGCAGACGCTTGGTACCGAGCCAATGGCACAACGCAAGTCCGCCCCATCAAAGGCTCTGCCAGCAATCAAGCAGGAGCGGAAGTGGACTTTACCATCAGTTCAAAGCTGACCCAACACCTGGATATGCTCGTCGGTTATAGCCATTTCTTTGCAGGAAGTTACCTCGACGACACGGGCGCAGGTGATGATGCCCACTTTGCTTACATCATGCTGACGCTGAACTACTGA
- a CDS encoding cation:proton antiporter: MNNLHLAVQFFLQIAVILLACRIVGMIAARFGQPQVVAEMITGVMLGPSLFGELAPEWQKWLFPWDAKQMTRDTSCYLFPASQLGLALYMFIVGMEFRMDIVKKRLKSSVAVSLAGMITPFLLGAGLAWVLFHYTELFPEKTSLREAMLFLGASMCITAFPMLARIIHFKGLAGTTMGTVAIGAGAIDDAMAWILLAVVLASFEGNVSNSLYNIGGAIGYVTVTLMLIRPLLAATSHLMIKDGKLTDGGLVIGIAMMSLGAWFTDKIGLHAVFGAFIMGAAMPRGVIVKDLMGRIQPLAVALLLPLFFTYSGLNTKIGLINSWFLWGMCAAVLAAAVLGKWAACTLAARATGISSREAMGIGILMNARGLMELIIINIGLQRGIISEGLFATLVIMAIVTTLMASPIFEYFVGSGTQKPEPDADADTLPAAM, from the coding sequence ATGAATAACCTCCATCTCGCCGTTCAGTTTTTCCTTCAAATCGCCGTTATTCTTTTGGCCTGTCGCATCGTCGGCATGATCGCCGCCCGCTTTGGCCAGCCGCAGGTGGTGGCAGAGATGATTACGGGTGTCATGCTTGGTCCCTCCCTCTTTGGAGAGCTGGCACCAGAATGGCAAAAATGGCTCTTCCCTTGGGATGCAAAACAGATGACGCGTGATACTTCGTGTTATCTCTTCCCTGCATCCCAGCTTGGCTTGGCGCTCTACATGTTCATCGTCGGGATGGAGTTTCGCATGGATATCGTGAAAAAGCGGCTGAAGAGCTCGGTCGCCGTTTCTTTGGCCGGCATGATCACGCCCTTTTTGTTAGGCGCTGGCTTGGCGTGGGTCTTATTTCATTACACTGAGCTGTTCCCAGAAAAAACCTCGCTGAGAGAGGCCATGCTTTTCCTGGGTGCCTCCATGTGCATCACGGCCTTCCCCATGCTGGCACGCATCATCCACTTCAAAGGCCTCGCGGGGACTACCATGGGTACCGTGGCGATTGGTGCAGGAGCCATTGATGATGCCATGGCCTGGATCCTCTTAGCCGTCGTGCTGGCCAGCTTTGAAGGCAATGTTAGCAACTCTCTTTACAACATCGGTGGGGCGATCGGCTATGTGACCGTCACCCTGATGCTGATTCGCCCTCTTTTGGCAGCCACCTCACACCTCATGATCAAAGATGGCAAACTGACCGATGGTGGGCTGGTCATTGGCATCGCCATGATGTCCCTCGGTGCTTGGTTCACGGACAAAATCGGTCTGCATGCCGTCTTTGGAGCTTTCATCATGGGAGCTGCGATGCCACGTGGAGTCATTGTGAAGGATCTCATGGGGCGCATTCAGCCCCTGGCCGTGGCGCTTCTGCTGCCGCTGTTTTTCACTTACTCAGGTCTAAATACCAAGATCGGCCTCATCAATAGCTGGTTCCTCTGGGGAATGTGTGCCGCTGTTTTAGCAGCCGCCGTGCTGGGTAAATGGGCCGCATGTACCCTGGCCGCGCGTGCCACAGGAATCTCGAGTCGTGAAGCCATGGGCATCGGCATTCTGATGAATGCACGTGGCCTCATGGAGCTCATCATTATCAACATCGGCCTGCAGCGTGGCATCATCTCTGAAGGGCTTTTTGCCACGCTCGTCATCATGGCCATCGTCACCACGCTCATGGCCTCCCCCATCTTTGAATACTTCGTGGGCAGCGGTACTCAAAAGCCGGAGCCAGATGCAGATGCCGACACACTGCCAGCTGCGATGTAA